One genomic window of Gimesia chilikensis includes the following:
- a CDS encoding ATP-grasp domain-containing protein yields the protein MLSTVFVSEYLCSGGCPLAESEPSLLAEGTAMLEAVLSDLLQIPGIQVRTCVQLGLLTAPKFQQAEQEQRLYIQRVNQPEAEPESFRQACQQADLVWVIAPEFDDLLLTRTRWAVETGACVLGPDPATIQLTSDKWQLYQVLQRAGIPTIETALLSEAAELPTRFPCLVKHRWGAGGLGLLRFNQPEEWHNWFAGRQAGAADLIWQPWLEGKSLSAAALIQEARCELLPIGEQTLCWEPRFLYQGGRIPARLEPEARSAILELISQTCDLLPGLAGYVGFDILLPDRTPQKPVLVEINPRLTTAYTGYRRLTPDNLAARITGFSAGVSNLKWNLEQAVSFQPDGSFQRLT from the coding sequence ATGTTATCGACCGTTTTTGTCTCCGAATATCTCTGTAGTGGTGGCTGCCCGCTGGCGGAATCTGAGCCCTCCCTGCTGGCTGAAGGGACGGCGATGCTGGAAGCGGTTCTCTCTGATCTGTTACAGATTCCCGGTATTCAGGTCCGAACCTGCGTGCAGCTGGGACTGTTGACCGCTCCGAAATTTCAGCAGGCGGAACAGGAGCAGCGTCTTTACATCCAGCGCGTGAATCAACCTGAGGCTGAACCGGAGTCCTTTCGTCAGGCCTGTCAGCAGGCCGATCTGGTCTGGGTGATTGCCCCCGAATTTGATGATCTACTGCTGACGAGAACCCGCTGGGCGGTGGAAACCGGAGCCTGTGTGCTGGGGCCCGACCCAGCTACGATTCAGTTGACCTCCGATAAGTGGCAGCTTTACCAGGTATTGCAAAGAGCGGGCATCCCCACAATTGAGACCGCATTGCTGAGTGAAGCAGCCGAGCTTCCCACTCGCTTTCCCTGTCTGGTCAAACATCGCTGGGGGGCAGGCGGCCTGGGGTTACTGCGATTCAACCAACCGGAGGAGTGGCACAACTGGTTTGCAGGCAGACAGGCAGGCGCAGCTGACTTGATCTGGCAGCCCTGGCTGGAAGGAAAATCACTTTCTGCAGCGGCTCTGATTCAGGAAGCACGCTGTGAACTGTTACCGATCGGGGAACAGACTCTCTGCTGGGAACCCCGGTTTCTCTACCAGGGAGGGCGGATTCCCGCGCGACTGGAACCTGAAGCCAGATCCGCGATTCTGGAGTTAATCTCTCAGACCTGTGATCTGCTCCCCGGACTTGCGGGATACGTGGGCTTTGATATTCTGTTGCCTGACCGGACACCGCAGAAACCTGTGCTCGTGGAAATCAATCCGCGGCTGACGACCGCTTACACCGGTTATCGACGGTTGACTCCCGATAATCTGGCTGCACGGATTACAGGTTTCTCCGCGGGAGTGTCCAACCTGAAGTGGAATTTAGAGCAAGCTGTATCCTTTCAGCCTGATGGAAGT
- a CDS encoding DUF11 domain-containing protein: MLTLSLTACTAFAPSQRASWKLTDPPPLDPQNQPLNSPQPATPNTQSRETQRIGPQQTIPQKQEPPAPPDNDMFAVPESIDRNQPPQPRDLPEEIPSRPRIETPQPQMRSKPETTPQRPSGPMMTPPAQVGPLEMTVDVIPKRQLGSGATFYLIVKNTSNQSVRNVILECEFDSALLFPGRREKKIGQRLGTLQPGESKEINLTLYSDTLGNHCCRFRAIADGEELVWKSVCVEYVKKQLELSVIGPSTRTIGSRAEYIIKLSNVNNVDLKNVLVTVSYDASLIPREASIGSERESGQLKWLLDTIRVGEGVQLQVEFDCEVAAEFACMRVNVSSPELPDEQASACLKVTPTQGVLDVHVRDTKDPIARGEETTYEVSIENRGLQPARGIQLQAKIPRMFRVVSVEAHQGNQKLNLRPEVNQNTLSVSPVQELPADAFLRYTIQVKAIGNGDGEFEVTITSVDSEQLETRVSEITTVNR; encoded by the coding sequence GTGCTGACTCTGTCACTGACAGCCTGCACCGCCTTTGCGCCCAGTCAGCGTGCGTCCTGGAAGCTGACCGATCCACCTCCACTGGATCCTCAAAATCAGCCACTCAACAGTCCCCAGCCCGCAACGCCTAATACCCAGTCACGAGAAACACAACGCATCGGTCCGCAGCAGACGATTCCCCAGAAACAGGAACCGCCTGCACCACCAGACAACGATATGTTTGCAGTCCCCGAATCGATTGACCGCAATCAGCCGCCACAACCTCGTGATCTGCCTGAAGAAATACCGTCCCGTCCGCGGATAGAGACGCCTCAGCCCCAGATGCGTTCCAAGCCGGAAACGACGCCGCAGCGTCCCTCCGGACCGATGATGACTCCGCCTGCACAGGTGGGGCCATTGGAAATGACGGTTGATGTCATTCCCAAACGACAACTGGGCAGCGGTGCCACGTTCTACCTGATCGTGAAAAACACCAGCAACCAGTCCGTACGGAATGTGATTCTGGAATGCGAGTTCGATTCCGCCCTGCTCTTTCCGGGTCGCAGAGAAAAGAAAATCGGGCAACGACTGGGAACGCTGCAGCCGGGTGAATCAAAAGAAATCAATCTAACACTCTACAGCGATACCCTGGGCAACCACTGCTGTCGCTTCCGCGCGATCGCTGACGGCGAGGAACTGGTCTGGAAATCGGTCTGCGTCGAGTACGTCAAGAAACAACTGGAACTGTCGGTGATTGGTCCTTCAACGCGCACCATAGGCAGTCGCGCTGAGTACATCATTAAGCTCTCTAACGTCAATAACGTCGACCTTAAGAATGTTCTGGTGACGGTCTCCTACGATGCGTCATTGATCCCGCGGGAGGCGTCTATCGGTTCCGAGCGCGAAAGTGGCCAGTTGAAATGGCTGCTGGATACGATTCGTGTGGGAGAGGGTGTTCAGCTGCAGGTCGAGTTTGATTGTGAAGTCGCCGCGGAGTTTGCCTGCATGCGTGTGAATGTCAGCAGTCCGGAACTTCCCGACGAACAGGCATCCGCGTGTCTGAAAGTCACTCCCACGCAGGGAGTACTGGACGTGCACGTTCGCGACACCAAAGATCCAATTGCCCGTGGTGAAGAGACGACTTATGAAGTCAGTATCGAAAACCGTGGGCTGCAGCCGGCGCGGGGCATACAGCTGCAGGCGAAAATTCCCCGCATGTTCCGCGTGGTCTCAGTCGAAGCACACCAGGGGAACCAGAAACTGAATCTGCGTCCGGAAGTGAATCAGAATACGTTAAGTGTCTCTCCCGTGCAGGAACTGCCCGCGGATGCATTCCTGCGGTATACGATTCAGGTCAAAGCCATCGGTAACGGCGATGGCGAATTCGAAGTCACGATTACCAGCGTCGATTCCGAACAGCTGGAAACCCGCGTCAGCGAAATCACAACCGTCAACCGCTGA
- a CDS encoding Gfo/Idh/MocA family protein — translation MKQSLATLATTGLVVNPALTSGAFAASTELIKVGLVGCGGRGTGAAAQTLRADPNVELVALADAFGDQLEQSYQNLKKTEVQDRVKVDAEHKFVGFDAYQKLIDSGVDLVLLATPPHFRPQHLKACIDAGKHVFCEKPVAVDAPGIRSVLETTKEAKRKNLTIVSGLCWRYETGMQQMVDKIHNGGIGDIVSMQSIRYLGGVAKMAKRKPEWSDMEYQMRNWYYYTWLSGDFNTEQFVHELDKQSWVMGEYPVKCYSTGGRQTRTAPEYGHIYDHFSTVYEYANGTKFLASTRHQQGCSSMFVDTVSGTEGTATLMKYQIEGKNPWKGARRRTNMHQLEHNEMYKALRNGEVINNGEYMANSSMMGIIARMSAYTGKTLTWEEAMNSKEDLSPEKYDMAMSLPEPPVAHPGVTPFV, via the coding sequence ATGAAACAATCACTGGCCACGCTGGCGACAACCGGGCTGGTTGTGAACCCCGCATTGACCTCGGGCGCATTTGCGGCCAGTACCGAACTGATCAAAGTCGGTCTCGTCGGCTGTGGTGGTCGTGGAACAGGGGCAGCGGCACAGACTCTGCGTGCCGATCCCAATGTGGAACTGGTGGCACTTGCAGATGCATTCGGCGATCAACTGGAACAGAGCTATCAGAACCTGAAGAAGACCGAAGTTCAGGATCGGGTCAAAGTCGATGCAGAACACAAGTTCGTTGGTTTCGACGCGTATCAGAAACTGATTGATTCCGGCGTGGACCTTGTTCTGCTGGCAACACCTCCTCACTTCCGCCCGCAACACTTGAAAGCCTGTATCGATGCCGGCAAGCACGTCTTCTGTGAGAAACCAGTCGCCGTCGATGCTCCCGGGATTCGTTCCGTGCTCGAGACTACCAAGGAAGCCAAGCGGAAAAATCTGACCATCGTTTCCGGTCTGTGCTGGCGTTACGAAACCGGAATGCAGCAGATGGTTGACAAGATTCATAACGGCGGTATCGGAGACATTGTCTCCATGCAGAGTATCCGCTACCTGGGCGGCGTCGCCAAAATGGCCAAACGCAAACCTGAATGGTCAGACATGGAGTACCAGATGCGGAACTGGTACTACTACACCTGGCTGTCCGGTGATTTCAATACCGAACAGTTCGTGCATGAACTGGATAAACAGTCCTGGGTCATGGGCGAATACCCCGTCAAGTGCTACAGCACAGGTGGTCGCCAGACACGGACCGCACCGGAGTACGGTCACATCTACGACCACTTCAGCACGGTTTACGAATACGCCAACGGAACCAAGTTCCTCGCTTCCACCCGGCATCAGCAGGGCTGCAGCTCGATGTTTGTAGATACTGTCTCCGGAACGGAAGGCACCGCGACACTGATGAAATACCAGATCGAAGGCAAGAACCCCTGGAAAGGGGCCCGCCGACGTACCAACATGCATCAGCTGGAACACAACGAAATGTACAAAGCCCTGCGGAATGGCGAAGTCATCAACAACGGTGAGTACATGGCTAACAGCTCCATGATGGGGATCATCGCCCGCATGTCAGCCTATACCGGCAAGACCCTCACCTGGGAAGAGGCGATGAACTCCAAAGAAGACCTTTCGCCGGAGAAATACGATATGGCCATGTCACTGCCCGAGCCTCCCGTGGCTCACCCGGGTGTGACTCCATTCGTCTAA
- a CDS encoding sugar phosphate isomerase/epimerase family protein has product MSQSESGNVVPSKETTRRTFLQQTSATLLAGSVLQPLAGFAGEEKTSGKQARIKKAVKYQMITEKIPVMDKFKMLKDLGFDGTEIHYRTKVDPKEVRKAIDATGVQVHGFLNSSRDELKDSIDQAKYYGGTSVLVVAGRVDQDNPYDVVYKQQQAKLRKHLPYAEKQGIKLLVENVWNNFLLSPLEMARFIDELESPAAGVYFDVGNVVRFGWPDQWIRILGPRIVKLDIKEYSRAKQKDEGLWKGFQVEITEGDCNWPEVRQALKDIGYTQGWATAEVKGGDRQRLQDISERMDRALDLA; this is encoded by the coding sequence ATGTCGCAATCAGAATCCGGGAATGTGGTTCCCTCGAAAGAAACAACACGCAGAACCTTTTTGCAGCAGACCTCTGCCACCCTGCTGGCCGGTTCCGTCTTGCAGCCGCTGGCTGGATTCGCTGGTGAGGAAAAAACCTCCGGCAAACAGGCCCGCATCAAAAAAGCGGTCAAGTATCAGATGATTACCGAAAAGATTCCGGTAATGGATAAGTTCAAAATGCTCAAGGATCTGGGCTTCGACGGGACCGAAATACATTACCGAACCAAGGTCGATCCTAAAGAAGTCCGTAAAGCCATCGACGCTACAGGAGTGCAGGTCCACGGCTTTCTGAACAGCAGCCGCGACGAACTCAAGGACTCGATCGATCAAGCCAAATACTATGGTGGCACCAGTGTGCTGGTGGTGGCAGGACGAGTCGACCAGGATAATCCCTACGATGTCGTCTACAAGCAGCAGCAGGCCAAGCTGAGAAAACATCTGCCTTATGCAGAGAAGCAGGGCATTAAACTGCTGGTTGAAAATGTGTGGAATAACTTCCTGCTCAGTCCGCTGGAAATGGCCCGCTTCATTGATGAACTGGAGAGCCCGGCGGCGGGCGTGTATTTCGATGTCGGAAACGTAGTCCGCTTCGGCTGGCCTGATCAGTGGATTCGCATCCTGGGCCCTCGCATCGTCAAACTCGATATCAAAGAATACAGTCGCGCAAAACAGAAGGATGAGGGGCTCTGGAAAGGGTTTCAGGTCGAAATCACCGAGGGGGACTGTAACTGGCCCGAAGTCCGTCAGGCGCTTAAGGATATCGGCTATACACAGGGCTGGGCCACCGCGGAAGTCAAAGGCGGCGATCGCCAGAGATTACAGGATATTTCCGAACGCATGGATCGCGCTCTTGATCTTGCCTGA
- a CDS encoding sugar phosphate isomerase/epimerase family protein encodes MSAFRFSLNASTIRTTPLLDKIRVTAEAGYGGIELWFDEVEQYLAEGGKLETIAQALKDGGLAVPTMIMLRDWWSATEEEYPRVFQTCLDRIKLASQLGAEYVIACPHRDKNPDYDLGAKRYRELLEAGIEAGAKPAVEFLGFVADVTTIEDALRVVEKSGHPAATLVLDPFHVFRGGGSMETIAQLKPEQIAISHFNDAVDTLPRETQMDPDRVLPGDGHLDLVHYCRLLKQIGYEGWLSLELFREDLWQQDPLQVAQVGLERMQIIAEHA; translated from the coding sequence ATGAGCGCCTTCCGCTTTAGCCTGAACGCCAGTACGATCCGTACCACACCGCTGCTCGATAAAATCCGCGTCACTGCCGAAGCTGGATACGGGGGAATTGAACTCTGGTTTGATGAAGTCGAACAGTACCTGGCTGAGGGAGGAAAACTGGAAACGATCGCCCAGGCTCTCAAAGATGGCGGACTGGCGGTCCCCACGATGATCATGTTACGCGACTGGTGGTCAGCGACAGAGGAAGAGTATCCGCGTGTATTTCAGACTTGTCTGGATCGAATCAAGCTGGCCTCTCAACTGGGGGCCGAATATGTGATTGCCTGCCCGCATCGCGATAAGAATCCGGACTACGACCTGGGTGCGAAACGGTATCGCGAGTTGCTGGAAGCGGGTATCGAAGCCGGTGCGAAGCCAGCGGTTGAGTTCCTGGGCTTCGTCGCTGATGTCACGACAATTGAAGATGCATTACGGGTTGTCGAGAAATCGGGACATCCCGCGGCAACACTCGTGCTCGATCCGTTTCACGTATTCCGGGGAGGCGGTTCCATGGAGACCATCGCACAACTCAAGCCCGAGCAGATCGCGATTTCCCATTTCAATGATGCCGTCGATACCCTGCCTCGCGAAACCCAGATGGATCCAGACCGCGTCCTTCCCGGAGATGGGCACCTGGACCTGGTGCATTACTGCCGCCTGCTGAAGCAGATTGGTTACGAAGGCTGGCTCTCACTGGAACTGTTCCGCGAAGATCTCTGGCAACAGGATCCGCTACAAGTGGCTCAGGTCGGTCTGGAACGCATGCAGATCATAGCCGAGCACGCCTGA
- a CDS encoding pectate lyase: protein MTVLTWCRQIKCLLLICIFVWGAGAQSALQADISVDEAQQAMRRATDYFTTQVSTEGGYLWHYSRDLKYREGEGRARDTMVWVQPPGTPTVGAAYLEAYQKTGQPYLLKAARAAGEALIKGQLKSGGWNYYIDFERRAQMQYRFDGGGPKVRNTTTLDDNTSQAALHFLILLDQELKFKDEAVHGAVMYALDAFLKAQYPNGGWPQRYDEFPDPQDYPVLKASYPESWSRTFPKKKYLNYYTFNDNTIEDLVNVMFLAHHVYQDDRYREAALKAGDFILLAQMPEPQPAWAQQYNQQMQPAWARKFEPPAVTGGESQGIIKTLMQIYIYTGDKKYLAPIPKALAYLKKSELPGGKLARFYELKTNRPLYFTKKYELTYKDNDLPTHYGFIIDSKVDSLENRYEKLLKASPEKLKSQQFPQRRLRLTPSLAARAQSVVNALNKDGAWLIQGDIRSADLDNVPIIDTRVFVRNLSTLAEFIAASQQD from the coding sequence ATGACCGTGCTCACCTGGTGTCGTCAAATAAAATGCCTGCTGTTGATCTGCATCTTTGTCTGGGGAGCGGGAGCACAGAGCGCCCTGCAGGCCGACATCTCTGTTGATGAAGCACAGCAGGCAATGCGGCGGGCGACAGACTACTTTACCACTCAGGTTTCGACCGAGGGCGGCTATCTCTGGCACTACAGTCGGGATCTGAAATACCGGGAAGGCGAAGGTCGTGCCCGTGATACCATGGTCTGGGTGCAACCTCCGGGAACACCCACTGTGGGAGCGGCTTACCTCGAAGCATATCAGAAAACCGGTCAACCCTATCTCCTGAAAGCAGCCCGGGCCGCCGGCGAAGCCCTGATTAAAGGACAACTCAAATCCGGGGGTTGGAACTATTACATCGATTTCGAACGCCGGGCTCAGATGCAGTATCGTTTTGACGGAGGTGGTCCCAAGGTTCGGAACACAACAACCTTAGACGACAATACCTCGCAAGCAGCACTCCACTTTCTGATCCTGCTGGATCAGGAGCTGAAGTTCAAAGACGAAGCCGTGCATGGCGCCGTGATGTATGCCCTGGATGCCTTTTTAAAGGCGCAGTATCCCAACGGGGGCTGGCCACAGCGCTACGATGAATTTCCGGATCCCCAAGACTATCCCGTGCTCAAAGCCAGCTATCCGGAAAGCTGGTCGCGTACGTTTCCCAAAAAGAAATACCTCAATTATTACACGTTCAACGACAACACCATCGAAGATCTGGTCAATGTGATGTTCCTGGCGCATCACGTCTACCAGGACGACCGCTATCGTGAAGCAGCTCTGAAAGCGGGAGACTTTATCCTTCTCGCGCAGATGCCCGAACCACAGCCGGCCTGGGCACAGCAGTACAATCAGCAGATGCAGCCAGCCTGGGCGCGCAAGTTCGAACCGCCGGCCGTCACCGGAGGCGAGTCGCAGGGCATCATCAAAACATTAATGCAGATTTACATTTATACTGGCGATAAAAAGTATCTGGCACCGATCCCCAAGGCACTGGCCTATCTGAAGAAGTCAGAACTGCCCGGCGGTAAGCTGGCCCGCTTTTATGAGCTGAAAACCAACCGACCGCTCTACTTCACTAAGAAATATGAACTGACCTACAAAGATAACGATCTGCCGACCCACTATGGATTCATCATCGATTCCAAAGTGGATTCGCTCGAAAACCGTTACGAGAAGCTGCTGAAGGCATCGCCTGAAAAACTCAAATCACAGCAGTTCCCGCAGCGTCGTCTGCGCTTAACACCCTCGCTGGCCGCACGGGCACAGTCTGTGGTCAACGCGTTGAACAAAGACGGCGCCTGGCTCATCCAGGGAGACATCCGCAGCGCCGATCTCGACAATGTTCCCATTATCGATACGCGGGTCTTTGTCCGCAATCTCTCGACGCTGGCCGAATTCATCGCCGCCAGTCAACAGGATTGA
- a CDS encoding GntP family permease has protein sequence MLENYPFIILAIGIATVIGMIIFLKINAFLALITAAMVVSLLGPASADGINRMKRVAIAFGDSVSGIGIVIALAAIIGKCMMDSGAADRIVRTFLKVMGEKNASFALMGSGFVLAVPVFFDTVFYLLIPLARSLYRSTKRNYLMYVMAIAAGGAITHTLVPPTPGPLAMADNLGVDLGKMIFVGALVALPAAFVGIFFSMFANKKMDIPMREVAEHTEPDPLKEEELPSLVVSLLPIVLPVLMITANTLVNSLLAGGVGPQAFLTSVSPFTSIIGDANFALLVATAISLIILFRQRDLTLLKLGATVEEALMSGGVIILITAGGGAFGKMLTVAQIGPAIQGMFSTEETKVAGMSFLILGFGIAALLKVAQGSSTVAMITTSAMLATMNVNSEMLGFDPVYLATAIGAGSLIGSWMNDSGFWIFCKMSGLTEEEALKSWTPLLLVLGCTSLATTVLLSIVWPMS, from the coding sequence ATGTTGGAAAACTACCCCTTTATCATCTTGGCGATCGGCATCGCCACTGTGATTGGCATGATCATCTTTCTGAAAATCAACGCCTTTCTGGCGTTGATCACGGCAGCCATGGTCGTCAGCCTGCTGGGCCCCGCGTCTGCAGATGGGATCAACCGCATGAAACGAGTGGCGATCGCCTTTGGCGACTCGGTCTCGGGGATCGGGATCGTGATTGCGCTGGCTGCGATCATCGGTAAATGTATGATGGACAGCGGCGCTGCGGACCGGATTGTCCGTACGTTTCTCAAGGTGATGGGGGAAAAGAACGCCTCCTTTGCGCTGATGGGAAGTGGCTTCGTGCTGGCGGTGCCTGTCTTCTTTGATACGGTATTCTACCTGCTGATTCCGCTGGCCCGTTCGCTGTATCGCAGCACTAAACGAAATTACCTGATGTACGTGATGGCGATTGCCGCCGGGGGGGCGATCACACATACGCTGGTTCCCCCGACCCCCGGACCGCTGGCGATGGCCGACAATCTGGGCGTCGACCTGGGCAAGATGATCTTCGTGGGTGCCCTGGTTGCTTTACCGGCTGCTTTTGTGGGGATCTTCTTCAGCATGTTCGCCAATAAAAAAATGGACATTCCCATGCGGGAAGTCGCCGAACATACTGAACCTGATCCGCTCAAAGAGGAAGAGCTCCCTTCTCTGGTCGTTTCACTGTTACCGATTGTCCTGCCCGTTCTGATGATCACGGCCAACACCCTGGTCAACTCCCTGCTGGCCGGCGGCGTCGGTCCCCAGGCATTCCTGACCAGTGTCAGTCCTTTTACTTCGATTATCGGTGACGCCAACTTCGCGCTGCTGGTCGCGACAGCGATTTCGCTGATTATTCTCTTCCGACAACGTGACCTGACACTGCTCAAACTGGGAGCCACGGTTGAAGAAGCCCTGATGAGCGGGGGCGTGATTATTTTGATCACAGCCGGCGGCGGTGCCTTCGGAAAGATGCTGACCGTCGCTCAGATTGGCCCGGCGATTCAGGGCATGTTCAGCACCGAAGAAACAAAAGTTGCCGGCATGAGCTTTCTGATTCTCGGTTTCGGCATTGCAGCACTGCTCAAAGTCGCCCAGGGTTCCAGTACCGTGGCCATGATTACGACATCCGCTATGCTGGCGACGATGAATGTCAATTCCGAAATGCTGGGCTTCGATCCGGTTTACCTGGCGACCGCCATCGGTGCAGGTTCGCTGATCGGTTCCTGGATGAACGACAGTGGCTTCTGGATTTTCTGTAAGATGAGTGGTCTCACCGAAGAAGAGGCACTCAAATCGTGGACTCCTTTATTGCTCGTGCTGGGATGCACCAGTCTGGCAACCACGGTTCTGCTGTCAATCGTCTGGCCGATGAGCTGA
- a CDS encoding DUF6807 domain-containing protein — protein sequence MSQLFPDCQIVPLPDFQFAFQIKGKERLRWHHSPEYSRPFFYPLTGPSGVPLTRIGHPGAPNHDHHRSVWFAHHQVLGINFWAENTGATIRQKRWISIDETDAEAILAVELDWNDGHNPAALLRQEMIAAVRTNEADELFLELQTTFHPTAATLEFQKTNFGFLAVRVARSISSYFGAGTITSSTGQVGEKNIFGKPANWMDYSGPVTPEVTEGITYFCHPDNPVAGTEKPVCWHVREDGWMGAAPCMHGPLETTRQSPLTFRFLLHAHANQLHADQADRIYQVFAASPGYQIRKPEKRHTTATVVRKS from the coding sequence ATGAGCCAGCTGTTTCCCGACTGCCAGATTGTTCCGCTGCCTGATTTTCAGTTCGCGTTTCAGATCAAAGGGAAGGAGCGGCTCAGGTGGCATCACTCTCCTGAATATTCACGTCCCTTCTTTTATCCACTTACGGGGCCGTCGGGGGTTCCTTTAACGCGGATCGGACATCCAGGGGCGCCGAACCATGACCACCACCGTTCGGTCTGGTTCGCCCATCACCAGGTGCTGGGGATTAACTTCTGGGCGGAGAACACGGGAGCGACCATCCGGCAGAAGCGCTGGATCAGTATTGATGAGACCGACGCAGAAGCGATCCTGGCGGTCGAACTGGACTGGAATGATGGCCATAATCCGGCGGCCCTGCTGAGACAGGAAATGATCGCCGCCGTCAGGACGAATGAGGCGGATGAGCTGTTTCTCGAACTGCAGACCACGTTTCATCCCACGGCAGCAACTCTTGAATTTCAGAAAACCAATTTCGGCTTTCTGGCGGTGCGCGTGGCGCGTTCGATTTCGAGCTACTTCGGAGCCGGGACGATCACCAGCAGTACAGGACAGGTCGGGGAAAAGAATATCTTTGGCAAACCGGCGAACTGGATGGACTATTCCGGCCCGGTGACTCCTGAAGTCACGGAAGGAATCACTTATTTCTGCCATCCCGACAACCCGGTGGCGGGGACAGAAAAGCCGGTCTGCTGGCATGTCCGCGAGGATGGCTGGATGGGAGCCGCGCCCTGCATGCACGGGCCACTGGAAACGACGCGTCAGTCTCCGTTGACCTTTCGCTTTCTGCTGCATGCCCATGCGAATCAGCTGCATGCTGATCAGGCGGATCGAATCTACCAGGTTTTTGCTGCCAGTCCGGGCTACCAGATTCGGAAGCCCGAGAAACGTCACACGACGGCGACGGTCGTTCGCAAATCCTGA
- a CDS encoding BBP7 family outer membrane beta-barrel protein: protein MSRTSWKVMMITPFRLGALLVLLCSTGLPLATRSVVAGDKDTVEYVMHGDADMAGEEYMNDPGLFSGMHTYSRSLVRQLPVDRGWAYDSPIDKQIGNMFKSSKLKLEYLHWSLKGPDDVLLGTPILGVTDSTQPNSVFDRSTGIARGDGVELDYNDQSMDTNGMRAALEFALPEGSLEWNVWGIFKNKSIRPTDSVFATQLNSVPDDDLVVVTNFKINGAPASNTNVYDTSYTINLDTQMAGTGINYFMDPHLPGDGFRLQPMFGFRFIDLQETMNQVGVDSGGGIGLPRTTTIYSKTENRVFGPSLGARTEFKHSRFTIGAEPKFTFGFNRNTNQVATEQLFQPSDPRIVTVDKNNEFSPTFQISLYAKVNVNEHFRCFVGYDYLFVGQISRAFNIIDYNEDRTAANPAVGTRVRDDNSKFSADGITAGIELIW from the coding sequence ATGAGTCGCACATCCTGGAAAGTAATGATGATTACTCCATTCAGACTGGGTGCACTACTGGTGCTGCTGTGCTCGACCGGCTTGCCCCTGGCAACTCGTTCGGTCGTCGCCGGCGATAAAGACACCGTAGAATATGTCATGCACGGTGATGCGGACATGGCCGGTGAGGAATACATGAATGATCCCGGTCTCTTCTCCGGCATGCATACATATTCCCGCTCGCTCGTCCGACAGTTGCCGGTAGATCGCGGATGGGCTTATGACTCGCCGATCGATAAACAGATCGGAAATATGTTTAAGTCTTCCAAGCTCAAACTGGAATACCTCCACTGGTCATTAAAAGGGCCGGACGATGTGCTGCTGGGAACCCCCATCCTGGGAGTAACCGATTCGACTCAGCCCAATTCAGTGTTTGACCGGTCGACCGGGATTGCCCGTGGCGATGGGGTGGAACTGGATTACAACGATCAGTCCATGGATACCAACGGTATGCGGGCCGCACTGGAATTCGCTCTGCCGGAAGGTAGCCTGGAGTGGAATGTCTGGGGCATCTTCAAAAATAAATCGATTCGTCCCACCGACAGCGTTTTTGCCACCCAGTTGAACTCCGTTCCTGACGATGACCTCGTCGTCGTGACGAACTTCAAAATTAACGGAGCGCCTGCTTCGAACACCAACGTGTATGACACCAGCTATACCATCAATCTGGACACCCAGATGGCTGGTACCGGAATCAACTATTTCATGGATCCGCACCTGCCCGGCGATGGATTCCGTCTGCAACCGATGTTTGGTTTCCGCTTCATCGATCTGCAGGAAACCATGAACCAGGTGGGAGTCGATTCCGGCGGCGGCATTGGTCTGCCCCGGACAACGACGATCTACTCCAAAACCGAGAACCGGGTCTTTGGTCCCAGCCTCGGTGCCCGTACCGAATTCAAGCATAGCCGCTTTACCATCGGTGCGGAGCCTAAATTCACCTTTGGTTTCAACCGGAATACAAACCAGGTCGCGACCGAACAGCTGTTCCAGCCTTCGGATCCCCGGATTGTCACCGTCGATAAAAACAACGAGTTCTCACCTACATTCCAGATTTCTTTGTACGCCAAAGTGAATGTGAATGAGCACTTCCGTTGCTTCGTCGGCTACGACTACCTGTTCGTCGGCCAGATCTCACGTGCCTTCAATATCATTGACTACAATGAAGATCGTACCGCAGCTAACCCTGCCGTCGGTACCCGGGTTCGCGATGACAACAGCAAGTTCTCTGCAGATGGTATCACCGCCGGTATTGAACTGATCTGGTAA